One Alligator mississippiensis isolate rAllMis1 chromosome 16, rAllMis1, whole genome shotgun sequence genomic region harbors:
- the ANKLE1 gene encoding ankyrin repeat and LEM domain-containing protein 1 isoform X2: protein MTGLAAQLCEALRGEEEAAAVEALLKQGADPNLVLPEGIAAVHLAAGKERESGVRCLQLILQYGGDPNARSAEELTPLHVAASWGCYKCLKLLLRKGGDPDLEDQDGSRAIDLATEQGNTMCVQILQDFQRARAWPVCLRRPEFSPDGPGRAGSPPCPVTADSMDCSVFSRLSEASSAPPSSTWKWLPDGSPRETGLDVTFPDAAGIPRSQLEPPPPWLCFSIRPDAGTHGQPALPQPVLCSTLLSASNGPQGGAWSLPAAPEEEPAEAEDSLASSSPGTAHMARSGWDLPSRAALRAGDPPLDETVVVHSPRQPGSTRRTPGSASPCESHGPLPSHSSWDTREPCPVPHSLAQPDGFLDPTTGDWEGLDATSPDHAYLFCWAHSTALHDLDKTVMVPASLEKAPEISSGPLESSSSRYSSCDSECYVSTVEASDPAEAGRDRPASKGAWGTGRSAWQCPGKQLVLGPQGQSLKTPALGRAFVQDVPPSRAQLAEVAGGSAGDVCQGAHCFGESGGLRPAGKPALVLHAGSTENSPSPRHAGSQRPTQTPQHAEPVEHDPRQGSNRATRLSLPRAPCRLALADLGAEGSGPGRAAPSGDCRLGTAESATLGQPEGRQLRTQHSPAAWASPRCEQGRRGGQSQASGLSARGSDLGTADTVPLSRATAGTADTVPLSRATAGTADTVPLSRATAGTADTVPLSRATAGMADTVPLSRATAGTADTVPLSRATAGMADTVPLSRATADTVPLSRATADTVPLSRATADTVPLSRATVDTVPLSRAMMDTADTVPLSRATAGTADTVPLSRATASTADTVPLSRATAGTADTVPLSRAGESTDGEESEADTLLLQRLGSLDSTPRSATFANSTGTPRSSSSPPCPVHCHITPRTKSRLNASTARGNSSSSSSLFDETLELPQRPQRVRRPPETSHMPVSPAGGLLESTRASYWEAAGSGSLDETVVLLPVASLPAAPGQSSAPSTNPTALQSPAGVTCLLAPETAGPCPPRMEHPSTAAPPSSPPGAGESSWLTEEDCTECPGLGAPVGPPTTTTSTQDWFGSKLGSGEPSQSLAQGLDGPQLGGKKPSSRSRVSFSRLSAARPALAPPGSGRLSPVPDTGGPGIPLSPGGRPVSHGSGEAVEYLYLDEEEGHALIERHVPPTDDTSCCADTSSEDTIIYDWRACASQRGAKENRPPPAPACSDEALLRKLRKLGADPGPVTDSTRNLYVRQLNRLQSSPGARAGRGATGHSPELSAALETLQIPDCQADEVALAAQFDQPDKARKWREGVLKSSFNYLLLDPRVTQNLPLRCHALSPAERFQTFVRAIFYVGKGKRARPYSHLYEALAHYRGGKKQACAKVRHILDIWAGGQGVVSVHCFQNVIPVEAYTREACMVDALGLAMLTNQKRGNCYGVAAGWPPRRRRRLGVHLLHRALQIFLAEGERQLRPADIQVGQ from the exons ATGACGGGACTGGCGGCGCAGCTCTGCGAGGCGCTGCGCGGCGAGGAGGAGGCGGC GGCGGTGGAAGCGCTGCTGAAGCAGGGCGCGGACCCCAACCTCGTCCTGCCCGAGGGCATCGCTGCCGTGCACCTGGCCGCGGGCAAGGAGCGGGAGAGCGGCGTGCGCTGCCTGCAGCTCATCCTGCAGTACGGCGGGGACCCCAACGCCAG GTCTGCCGAGGAGCTCACGCCCTTGCACGTAGCAGCCTCCTGGGGATGTTACAAGTGCTTGAAGCTGCTGCTGAGGAAAGGAGGGGACCCCGACCTTGAAGACCAG GATGGGAGCCGAGCCATCGACTTGGCCACGGAGCAAGGCAACACCATGTGTGTGCAAATCCTGCAGGACTTCCAGCGTGCCCGGGCCTGGCCCGTGTGTCTGCGCCGGCCCGAGT TCAGCCCCGATGGGCCGGGCAGAGCCgggagccccccctgccccgtgACCGCTGACAGCATGGACTGCAGCGTCTTCTCCCGGCTCTCTGAAGCCAGCTCGGCCCCACCAAGCAGCACGTGGAAGTGGCTGCCGGACGGGAGCCCCAGGGAGACAGGGCTGGATGTCACCTTTCCAGATGCTGCAGGGATTCCCCGGAGCCAGCTGGAGCCTCCACCCCCGTGGCTCTGCTTCTCCATCCGCCCGGACGCGGGCACCCATGGCCAGCCGGCCTTGCCCCAGCCGGTGCTGTGCAGCACGCTGCTCTCCGCCAGCAATGGACCTCAGGGAGGGGCTTGgagtctccctgcagcccccgaggaagagccagcagaggCTGAGGACAGCTTGGCAtcctccagccctggcactgcccacATGGCACGCAGCGGCTGGGACCTGCCTTCCCGGGCAGCGCTGCGTGCGGGGGACCCCCCGTTGGATGAGACTGTGGTCGTCCACTCACCGCGGCAGCCTGGCAGCACGCGCCGAACGCCGGGCAGTGCCAGTCCCTGCGAGTCCCATGGCCCGCTTCCCTCCCACAGCAGTTGGGATACAAGGGAGCCCTGCCCCGTGCCCCACAGCCTGGCTCAGCCGGATGGCTTCCTCGATCCGACcacgggggactgggaggggCTGGATGCCACGTCCCCCGACCATGCATACCTCTTCTGCTGGGCGCACTCCACCGCCCTCCATGACCTGGACAAAACGGTGATGGTCCCTGCATCGCTGGAGAAAGCACCCGAGATTTCATCCGGGCccttggagagcagcagcagccggtACAGCAGCTGCGACAGCGAGTGCTACGTCAGCACCGTGGAAGCGTCTGATCCCGCGGAGGCTGGGAGAGACAGGCCGGCCAGCAAGGGTGCATGGGGTACTGGCCGGAGTGCATGGCAGTGCCCGGGCAAGCAGCTGGTGCTTGGCCCCCAGGGACAGAGCTTAAAAACGCCGGCTTTGGGGAGGGCTTTTGTGCAGGACGTGCCCCCCTCCCGGGCGCagctggcagaggtggcaggagggagcGCAGGAGATGTCTGCCAAGGTGCCCATTGCTTTGGAGAAAGTGGTGGATTGAGGCCTGCTGGAAAGCCAGCCTTGGTGCTGCACGCGggcagcactgagaacagtccgtCTCCCCGCCATGCGGGGTCACAACGTCCCACCCAAACACCGCAGCATGCAGAGCCCGTGGAGCATGACCCTCGCCAGGGGAGCAACAGAGCCACGCGCCTCTCATTGCCTCGGGCACCGTGTCGCTTGGCCCTGGCTGATCTGGGCGCTGAGGGCTCTGGTCCGGGGAGAGCTGCCCCGTCTGGGGACTGCAGGCTGGGTACGGCAGAATCGGCCACGCTGGGTCAGCCAGAGGGGAGGCAGCTAcgcacacagcacagcccagctgcatgGGCAAGCCCCAGGTGTGAGCAGGGGCGAAGgggaggccagagccaggcatcGGGTCTGTCTGCAAGGGGCTCTGACCTGGGCACGGCGGACACGGTGCCCCTGAGCAGAGCCACGGCCGGCACGGCAGACACGGTGCCCCTGAGCAGAGCCACGGCCGGCACGGCAGACACGGTGCCCCTGAGCAGAGCCACGGCCGGCACGGCGGACACGGTGCCCCTGAGCAGAGCCACGGCCGGCATGGCAGACACGGTGCCCCTGAGCAGAGCCACGGCCGGCACGGCGGACACGGTGCCCCTGAGCAGAGCCACGGCCGGCATGGCAGACACGGTGCCCCTGAGCAGAGCCACGGCAGACACGGTGCCCCTGAGCAGAGCCACGGCAGACACGGTGCCCCTGAGCAGAGCCACGGCGGACACGGTGCCCCTGAGCAGAGCCACGGTGGACACGGTGCCCCTGAGCAGAGCCATGATGGACACGGCGGACACGGTGCCCCTGAGCAGAGCCACGGCCGGCACGGCGGACACGGTGCCCCTGAGCAGAGCCACGGCCAGCACGGCGGACACGGTGCCCCTGAGCAGAGCCACGGCCGGCACGGCGGACACGGTGCCCCTGAGCAGGGCTGGAGAAAGCACTGATGGGGAAGAAAGCGAAGCCGATACCCTGCTGCTCCAGCGCCTGGGCAGCCTTGACTCAACTCCCAGAAGCGCCACCTTTGCCAACTCGACTGGGACGCCGAGGTCCTCTTCATCACCACCATGCCCGGTGCATTGCCACATCACACCCCGCACCAAGAGTCGTCTGAACGCCTCCACGGCACGTGgcaacagctcctcctcctcctccctctttgaCGAGACGCTGGAGCTGCCGCAGCGGCCCCAGAGAGTCCGGAGACCCCCAGAGACATCCCACATGCCAGTCAGCCCGGCTGGGGGGCTCCTGGAGAGCACACGTGCCTCTTATTGGGAAGCAGCAGGGTCGGGCAGCCTGGATGAGACCGTAGTGCTGCTGCCAGTCGCcagcctgccagcagcacctgggcagaGCAGTGCCCCCAGTACCAACCCCACTGCgctgcagagccctgctggggtCACCTGCCTCCTCGCCCCCGAAACCGCTGGTCCATGCCCACCCAGAATGGAGCATCCCAGTACCGccgccccccccagctcccctccaggcGCAGGAGAGAGCTCTTGGCTGACGGAGGAGGACTGCACTGAGTgcccggggctgggggctcccGTCGGGCCTCCCACCACCACGACCTCCACTCAGGACTGGTTTGGCAgcaagctgggcagtggggagcccagccagagcctggcacaagGGCTGGACGGgccacagctgggtgggaagAAGCCGTCGTCGCGCTCACGGGTGAGCTTCAGCAGGTTGTCTGCCGCGAGGCCTGCTTTGGCACCGCCTGGCTCTGGGAGGCTCAGCCCAGTGCCGGACACGGGCGGCCCGGGCATCCCGCTGTCCCCCGGCGGGCGGCCCGTGAGCCACGGGTCCGGCGAGGCGGTGGAGTACCTCTACCTGGACGAGGAGGAGGGTCATGCCCTCATCGAGCGCCACGTCCCCCCCACGGACGACACCTCCTGCTGCGCCGACACCAGCTCCGAGGACACCATCATCTACGACTGGAGGGCCTGTGCGTCCCAGCGGGGCGCCAAGGAGAACCGGCCCCCGCCGGCACCCGCCTGCTCCGACGAGGCCTTGCTGCGGAAGCTGCGGAAGCTGGGGGCCGACCCGGGGCCGGTCACGGACTCGACACGCAACCTGTACGTGCGGCAGCTCAAcaggctgcagagcagccccGGGGCCCGAGCCGGCAGGGGTGCGACAG GACACAGCCCCGAGTTGTCGGCAGCACTGGAGACCCTGCAGATCCCCGACTGCCAGGCAGACGAGGTGGCGCTGGCTGCCCAGTTCGACCAGCCCGACAAGGCCCGGAAGTGGCGGGAGGGCGTGCTCAAGTCCAGCTTCAACTACCTGCTCCTAGACCCCAG GGTGACCCAGAACCTGCCCCTCCGCTGCCACGCGCTGAGCCCGGCCGAGCGCTTCCAGACTTTCGTCCGCGCCATCTTCTACGTGGGCAAGGGGAAGCGTGCGCGCCCCTACAGCCACCTCTACGAGGCCCTGGCGCACTACCGGGGGGGCAAGAAGCAG GCCTGCGCCAAGGTGCGGCACATCCTGGACATCTGGGCCGGCGGGCAGGGCGTGGTGTCGGTGCACTGCTTCCAGAACGTCATCCCCGTGGAGGCGTACACGCGGGAGGCCTGCATGGTGGATGCCCTTG GGCTGGCGATGCTCACGAACCAGAAGAGGGGCAACTGCTACGGCGTGGCGGCCGGCTGGCCCCCGCGGCGGCGCCGGCGCCTGGGCGTCCACCTGCTGCACCGGGCCCTGCAGATCTTCCTGGCTGAGGGGGAGCGGCAGCTGCGTCCTGCCGACATccaggtggggcagtga